From a region of the Oscarella lobularis chromosome 7, ooOscLobu1.1, whole genome shotgun sequence genome:
- the LOC136188975 gene encoding kinesin light chain-like, producing the protein MAADRSRSRAARRERIQVDASAVCRGLETLRDDHRSCLKSLEALVHEGKSDVSPVERQKIEMLNDSIRQIESGLDEAKVFFALSRHLNEVEAEKHKLRSQVKRLCQENAWLRDELDAAHRKSGEHELRLVELEERLNQVNFMLQVKSADETDAAITEKDQSNDEQRAESDDIGGTEGDDDDGDGDEAGEAVPEKLRTLHGLVIQYAAKGRYEVAVPLCKQALEDLERTSGHNHPDVATMLNILALVYRDQKKFLEAASLLQDALQIRESTLGENHPAVAATLNNLAVLYGKRGKYREAEPLCKRALEIRERVLGPVHLDVAKQLNNLALLCQNQGKFGEVETYYRRALDIYSRKLGQDDPSVTKTMNNLASSFLKQGKYKQAELLYKEVLVHAHQKEFGAKNDVSSIPLHGSSSKAARLLGETQRHIDSLESRKQASHPYNDYGGWHRAAQVEGPDVATTLKNLSALYRRQGKSEAAETLESCALRSKKKALEAVKQTKVAELLGIEATNMKTETSSLPDQEESKKPKRRSSFFKFKRKLGRRLSLGGSSSMEDLSGTKSAGESPRGSPLIQSTRKSSTSSSKGSQYGKGTNYI; encoded by the exons ATGGCGGCGGATAGGTCACGGTCTCGCGCCGCTCGTCGCGAAAGAATCCAAGTCGACGCGTCGGCAGTGTGTCGCGGACTCGAGACGCTGCGCGACGATCATCGCAGCTGCTTGAAGAGCCTCGAAGCGCTCGTTCACGAGGGAAAAAGCGATGTTTCTCCGGTCGAACgacaaaaaatcgaaatgCTCAACGATTCGATACGTCAAATCGAATCGGgtctcgacgaagcgaag gtttTCTTTGCGCTATCGCGTCACTTGAACGAAGTCGAAGCCGAAAAGCACAAACTGCGATCGCAAGTCAAACGATTGTGCCAGGAAAACGCGTGGCTGcgcgacgaactcgacgcgGCGCATCGCAAGTCGGGCGAACACGAATTGCGACTCGTCGAACTCGAAGAACGACTCAATCAGGTCAACTTCATGCTCCAAGTCAAAAGCGCCGACGAAACCGACGCCGCTATCACTGAAAAAGAC caatcgaacgacgaacaAAGGGCGGAGTCGGATGACATTGGAG GGACCGAAggggacgacgatgatggcgacggcgacgaagccgGTGAGGCCGTTCCCGAGAAGTTGCGAACTCTTCACGGCTTGGTCATCCAATATGCGGCGAAG gGTCGCTATGAAGTGGCCGTTCCCTTGTGTAAGCAAGCGCTGGAAGATTTGGAAAGAACTTCTGGGCACAATCATCCCGACGTGGCGACAATGCTCAACATATTGGCTTTAGTGtacag agatcagaaaaaattcctcGAAGCCGCTTCTCTATTGCAAGACGCCCTGCAAATTAGGGAATCGACGTTAGGCGAAAATCATCCAGCA GTTGCAGCCACTCTGAATAACTTGGCTGTATTGTATGGGAAGCGGGGCAAGTATCGCGAGGCGGAGCCGCTGTGCAAACGAGCGTTGGAGATTCGCGAACGCGTGCTTGGACCCGTGCATTTGGACGTCGCCAAACAGTTGAATAATTTGGCATTACTCTGTCAAAATCAGGGAAAATTTGGGGAG GTTGAGACGTACTATAGACGAGCTCTTGACATCTACAGCAGGAAACTAGGACAAGATGATCCAAGCGTGACGAAAACAATGAATAATTTA GCATCGTCCTTCCTAAAACAAGGCAAATATAAGCAGGCCGAATTGCTATACAAAGAG GTGTTGGTGCACGCGCACCAAAAAGAATTCGGCgcgaaaaatgacgtcagttccATTC CTCTTCACGGCTCTTCAAGCAAAGCCGCTCGTCTCCTCGGCGAGACTCAACGGCACATCGATAGTCTTGAG TCGAGGAAACAGGCGTCTCATCCTTATAATGATTACGGCGGTTGGCACAGGGCCGCTCAAGTAGAAGG GCCGGACGTTGCAACGACGCTGAAGAATCTTAGCGCATTGTATCGGCGTCAGGGAAAATCAGAGGCGGCAGAAACGTTGGAATCGTGTGCTCTGAGATCCAAAAAGAAA GCATTAGAAGCGGTCAAACAGACAAAGGTTGCCGAGCTGTTGGGAATAGAGGCGACGAATATGAAGACGGAAACGTCTAGCTTACCTGATCAGGAG GAAAGCaaaaaaccgaaacgacgctcgtcgtttttcaaattcaaacgGAAACTGGGCAGACGATTGAGTCTGGGTGGAAGTTCAAGCATGGAAGATTTGTCAGGGACAAA ATCTGCCGGTGAGAGCCCCAGAGGAAGTCCTTTAATCCAGAGCAcaagaaagtcgtcgactAGCAGCAGCAAAGGCAGTCAGTACGGAAAAGGGACGAACTATATTTAA
- the LOC136188986 gene encoding uncharacterized protein: MARYVDHLVSIGVRLVALDFDATIIDLHTGGAWMESAKDLSKHVRSSLVELMKAVLERKADGIYLCVVTHSPQTDLIRQVLRNKIARGHNDVVIKGDDKTWDRISGIPTGGKQQHIEAVVRDLKKKYGVSIAPYEVVLIDDDYINVTIALSYDMKGIIYEKEESIEEIFNLTRGTDAT; encoded by the coding sequence ATGGCTCGCTACGTTGATCATCTCGTCAGCATAGGCGTTCGTCTCGTTGCGCTCGACTTCGATGCGACGATTATTGACCTTCATACGGGCGGCGCTTGGATGGAAAGTGCAAAAGATCTCTCGAAGCACGTTCGGTCGTCGTTGGTCGAGCTCATGAAAGCCGTTCTCGAACGAAAAGCCGATGGCATCTATCTGTGCGTCGTTACGCATTCGCCGCAGACCGATCTCATTCGTCAAGTTCTCCGCAACAAAATAGCTCGTGGtcacaatgacgtcgtcatcaagGGAGATGACAAAACGTGGGATCGAATCAGTGGAATTCCGACGGGAGGAAAGCAGCAACACATCGAAGCCGTCGTGCGAgacttgaagaagaaatacgGCGTCAGCATTGCTCCCTATGAAGTCGTTTTGATTGACGATGATTACATCAATGTTACCATTGCCCTTAGTTACGATATGAAGGGAATAATctacgagaaagaagagagcatTGAGGAAATATTCAACCTCACTCGCGGCACGGATGCTACGTGA